From a single Brassica rapa cultivar Chiifu-401-42 chromosome A01, CAAS_Brap_v3.01, whole genome shotgun sequence genomic region:
- the LOC103836070 gene encoding uncharacterized protein LOC103836070: MTSSRVFLDSDVQATRDYLTWLNLNIAVANKVDAEVVTKHETVTIGKLFSYMKQEAVKVAWFECIATVGDVVHGSGWYYIGCGGGHTKATKGPTTLMCKECGKSDIVGVAQYLAKISVCDNDDQACFVLLGDAGQDLTGKRASELVDSYFEANENMGDDHLVPVPQALINTIGQTRKFIVKVSTHNLTGKTQSLTVTKVLIPEDPEIEGNVENVTVTDAQKTLQNEVAEDGPSTRFEESGGERVKRAADNVEAEDSKQAKCG; encoded by the exons ATGACGTCATCACGGGTATTTCTGGATAGTGATGTTCAAGCAACCCGAGATTATCTCACTTG GTTGAACTTAAACATAGCTGTTGCTAACAAAGTTGATGCGGAAGTTGTCACTAAGCATGAGACAGTGACCATAGGCAAGCTCTTCTCCTATATGAAGCAGGAAGCTGTCAAG GTTGCTTGGTTTGAGTGCATAGCAACTGTTGGTGATGTTGTGCACGGATCAGGATGGTATTACATAGGTTGTGGTGGGGGTCACACTAAAGCAACCAAAGGACCTACCACCCTAATGTGTAAAGAATGTGGGAAGAGTGATATTGTTGGTGTTGCACA GTACCTAGCCAAGATATCTGTGTGTGACAATGATGATCAGGCGTGTTTTGTGCTCCTTGGTGATGCTGGTCAGGACTTGACTGGCAAGAGAGCTTCTGAGTTGGTTGATAGTTATTTCGAG GCGAATGAAAATATGGGAGATGATCACTTGGTTCCGGTGCCTCAAGCTCTGATCAATACCATAGGCCAGACTCGCAAGTTCATTGTGAAGGTATCAACTCACAATTTGACTGGCAAGACCCAAAGTTTGACTGTGACAAAGGTGCTCATTCCAGAAGATCCAGAAATTGAAGGCAATGTAGAAAATGTGACTGTAACAGATGCCCAGAAAACTTTGCAGAATGAAGTTGCTGAGGATGGTCCTTCCACACGCTTTGAAGAATCTGGTGGTGAGAGGGTGAAAAGGGCTGCTGATAATGTTGAGGCAGAAGATTCAAAGCAAGCCAAATGTGGCTAG